In the genome of Anabaena cylindrica PCC 7122, the window CAGATGCGATCGCAGGTGAAGTTGCAGATCTGTTTTATCATACCCTCGTGGCGATCGCACATCATCAAGTTGACTTAAAGGATGTATATCGCAAATTGCAAGAACGTCGGAAATAGGTATTAATGTAGGATAAGCCACTCCAGCCCAACAGATAAAAATACTAAACTCAGATTCTGTTATAAACATAAGTTATGAAAAAGCTGGGTTTGGTTCTAATTATCGTCTCATTTTTTCCCTGGTTAGCGATCGCTATAATTGTCCCATTTCTACCAATTTCTGTAGCTCAAAAAGCCTTATTAATCCCAGCATTATTGGTTTTAGCTGAAGTTATATTTTGGTTAGGTGTGTTATTGGTAGGTAAAGAAGTCGCCCAACGGTATAAACGTTATTTGAATTTTCGTTATTTCAAGATACTGCTCAGAAAACTCAGGCGCAGAAAAAACAAGAAAACACAATAGACTTTTCTAACTCTCCCCTGCCCCCCTGCCCCCTGCCCCTCTGCCCCCCTGCTCCCCTGCCCCTCTGCCCTCCTGCTCCCCTGCCCCCTGCCCCTCTGCCCTTTCAAACACCACCTCGTCCAGCTAGATTCGCAACCATGATTACCAGTTGATTTAGCTGAATGGGTTTAGCCATGTGCATTTGGAAACCTGCCAAATAAGCTTCTCGGCATTCCTCATCACGAACATACCCTGTCAAAGCTGCTGCGGGAATTTGTCCTCCGGCCTCAGCACTAAGCGATCGCACCTGCCGGATTAAACTATAGCCATCCTCGTTCATCATGCCAATATCAGATATTAGCAAATCATATATCCCAGGGTTGCTTGTCAATATTGAGAGCGCGTCTTGAGCAGATTTGGCCGTCGTTACCTGGGCCCCATAATCCTCCAGTATTATCATCAGTAATTCACGCATATCTGCCTCATCATCTACAACGAGTATACGCAAACCTTTCAGTGACGGCAGACCATCAACGGATGATTCCAAACCTTCTGCTAATGGGAACTTCTCAGTATCACCAGGAAAATATTTTTCCTGAATCGTGGCAGAAAGCGGTAGCCTAACGATTATGGTTGATCCTAGCCCCTCACCTGGACTTTCTGCATAAACCGTACCACCATGAAGTTCAATCAAATAACGGACAATTGATAATCCCAACCCAATTCCATTATAGGCGCGAGTTTTGGTGCTATCAGCCTGACGAAAACGCTCAAAAACATAAGGGAGAAAGTCATTAGCTATCCCAATACCTGTGTCACTAACTCGAATCTCGGCTTGGGAATCAACACGTTCCAAAGTGACTTCAACACGTCCCCCCTCAGAGGTAAATTTAACAGCATTAGAAAGCAAATTCCAGAGTATCTGTTGCAAGCGGTCTAAATCACCCAGTACTTTTCCAATTCCAGGTTGCAAACGAGCTATGATCTCAATATTTTTAGCTCCTGCGGACAACCGTACAACTTCAAGGGCTGAACCAATTACAGAAACGAGATCAATGAGGCTATTGTTGAGATGGAGTTTGCCAGTCGTAATGCGGGAGATGTCTAGAAGATCCTCAATTAGTTGAGTTTGCGCCCTAGCGCAGCGCTCAATGACTTCAAGTCCTTGAGAGATTTGATCTGCCTTCAGATTTTGCGTGCGGAGTAACTGAGACCATCCCAAAATGGCATTCAGCGGATTGCGGAGTTCATGGGAGAGAATAGATAAAAACTCATCTTTAGCGCGGTTAGATACCTCTGCTTGCAAGCGGGCTGACTTCTCCTGAGCCAGTAACTGAGCGCGTTCTGCCGCGAACTGCTTCTGCTGCGTGATATCCTGAATTGCCAACAAAATCATCGGTTCATTATCTTGTTGAGTAATTTTACAACCATTGAGCAGCATAATTCTGTACCCAATTTTCTCAAAGACTTTCTCTACCTCAAAGTCGTGAAGCCGAGTATTTTTCAGGAAAATTTCTTCTAGAAGCGTGATTAGATTGGGAATGTTCCATTGACCATTTCCTAGTTCGCATATCAGTTGCTGTTCTGCTTGCGCTGAGGAAATTTGGAAGGTTTGATAAAAAGCGTGATTGGCTGTAATAACTCGTAAACTAGAATCAATCACCACTAAAGGTTGTGGTACAGTTTCCACAATGGCTTCGGCATAATTACGCGACTGTTCTAGCTGCTGGGCGCTGCACTTAATGTCATCAATATCCATCAATACCATCACCACGCCATCAATTTGATTACTTGTCGTCCTGTAAGGTCGAATTCGCAGATTATACCAATGCCCTTGCTGATCTTGTACCTCTAGTTCTTTGACATTCAAAGTGTCAATTACTTCTAATAGCAATGACTCTAAATTAACAACATTGATTGTAGAGCGAATATCACTAAATGGTCGCCCCACATCTGTAGGAATCAAATTGAGGAGATGCTGTGCTGTGGGAGTGAAGCGCCGAATCCGCAAATCATTTGCCAAGATTAAAATCGGAATATTCACACTACTAAGCAAATTCAACAGATCATTGTTGACATGGTGTAATTCTAGATTTCGACTTTGCAGTTCATCGTTGGTTGTTTTCAGTTCTTCATTAGTTGCTTGAACTTCTTCTTTTGCTGTTTGCAACTCCTCATTAGTGCTTTGTAGTTCCTCGTTGCTTGACAGGATTTCTTCATTTGCCACTTTCAAGTCTTGAGTTGTGGCTTCCTGCTCCTGAATCATTGATTCTAAATACTCTTGAGTCAGAGCAAGTTCCTGTTTAGCGGCTAACAATTCCTGTTTGAATTGAACTATTTCCGAAACTATGTTTCCCTGTTCTTGATTTTCAGGTTTTAGAAAAGTTTGTTCTGCTAATGAAGGTACATCTTCAAATAAGACCAGAAAGTAGCGAGTGTTTACTGCTAAGGGAAGTTTGACTGGAATCACCTCAAAATTGACTTTCTTGGGCGATTCACTGCCATCAATCTGTAAATTTTCCTTTCTTACGGAAACATCCAGCCTTTTGGATTGATGAATTGCGGTACGCAACTCTTCTAGTAAGCCCTTTCGAGCCATTTTCAGTAAATTAAAGCTGGGCTGACCTGGAGCGGGTCTTAAATAATAACTGGTATCTCCGCGAAATTGGAGAACTTCCATATTGTCGCTGATCAAAACACCAACTGGGGCATAACGATTTAAGACAAGTTGGTCAGCTTCTTTGTGTAAATCATCAATATCCCAAGACTTCTCACTCATTTTTTTGTCAAGGTTTACTCTCGCTACGGGATAGTTACCCCTGGAAAAGTTAAAATTCAGGTTAGTAGGTACTAATTTCTTAGAATAAATCTTGTTTTTTCTATCTACTAAGGCAAATAAGTCTGAGAATTCTCCCGCACTCTCTGAATTACCTAACATCAGAAACCCTGTGGGTTTGAGACTGTAATGGAAAATTGTCATCAACTGCTTTTGTAAACCGGAGTCTAAATAAATCAGCAAATTCCGACAAGTAATCAGATCTAGATTAGAGAATGGTGGGTCACTGATCAAGTTTTGTCTAGCAAAGATACAATGTTCACGAAGTGATTTGTTGATTTGATATCCACCGTCCACTTCAACAAAAAAGCGTCTGAGCCGTTCTGGTGAAATATCAGTTATTTCGTTCTGCTTATAAATACCTGACCTGGCTTTTTCGATTCCTATTTCATTAATATCTGTCGCAAAAATTTGGATAGCAGGTTTGGAGATGACATCTTCCAAAAACTCTAATAAGCAGATGGCAATCGAGTAAACTTCCTGACCAGTGGCACATCCTGTCACCCAGATCCGAATTGGCGACTGTACTGACTTACCTTTAACAATACTCGGAAATACTCTCTCCTTTAAGGCTTGGTAAGCATTACTGTCCCGAAAAAAACTGGTGACATTGATGAGAATTTCGTGGTATAAAGCCTGTACTTCGGCCGGATGGTTTTGGAGATACTCGACGTAATCCTCCAGCCTTTCCAGATTGTACAGCATCATCCGTCGATCAATCCGCCGTTTTAATGTGGTTTGCTTGTAGCGGCTAAAGTCAACCCCGCTGGCACCTTGCAGTAAAGCAAAGACTTGAAGCAAGGCATCCTGACTTTCTATAGGTGGCTCAACTGTTGGTGAAAGATTTGACCGGGTAAAGTTAGGATGAAGAGCAATTTTTGCTAGTTCTTCAGCAATTTCTTCTGGTGACAAAATGAAGTCAACATGACCTGTAGCAACGGCAATGTTCGGCATTTCCCGGAATTGAGCAGATGTTTCAGACTGAGCAAAGGTAATACCACCTGCTGCCTTAATCGCCTGTGTTCCCATTGTGCCGTCTGCATCACTTCCAGATAGGACAACACTAATTGCTTTGTTTCCTTGCTCTGCTGCTAATGAATTTAAAAAGGCATCACCTGGTCTGTATCTCCCTTCAACTTTCTCACGGGGTACGAGTTTTAATATCCCTTGTTCCAGGGTCATTTTCACATTCGGGGGGATAATATAGACTTGGTTCGGTTCTATGACTATGCCAGAGTACGATTCATGGACGGGCATCTGAGTGGTCTTAGCTAGAATTTCAGTCAGTAGGCTCTGATGATTCGGTTCTAAGTGCTGAATCAGTACAAATGCCATTCCTGTATTAATTGGTAAATTCTCCAGCAGTTCGGTGAATGCTTCTAATCCTCCCGCAGATGCTATAATCCCCACAATTGGAAATGGTTTATAGCTTTGAGTTTGTTGTTTTTCTTCCCCGACTTCGACAGCTTTGGTATCAGATTGGGTTGGCTCAGAAGACTTTTTATCGTTCATATAAAATTAGTTATTCCTGTCATTAACCTGTCAAATAATCTTAGATTTTAGATTTCGGTCACTCGATTTGGGATTTACGATTTTTCCGTCCTGAAGAACGGTAATTTTACCACATTTTTTTAATCTAAAATTCCTGGTCAATTATTTATTGAACGACTACTAGTAAAGCATTGCAGAAAAAAGCCTACTATTCAAAATTACTGAAAACCTTAAGCTATATTATTTTTTATTTTTAATTCCGACAAAGCAGCAGCAGTAGTGGATAAATTATGCAAATTTTAGTACAAATTAAGTGGTGGTTTGATCAATATAGGTCAATACCTGTTATGACTATTTTAGCTGTTACTTTTAATCCATGACGTAAACTACCATAAATTGAGTTAAAGACATATCTAGCAACAGGTAGATAAATATGTTTAATTTTATGAAGAGCGATTATCGTCAACTCATCTATGGGAAGTAAGTTTTCGCACCAGTGTTGGTAATTGGTAAGTGAGAAAATTCTTACCCATCTCTGAGTGCATCTATGTCTGTTAACAAACCCCAGTTGAGTGAACTTGTTACTATGAAGCAATATCTACATTAATCAGGAGTACAGTCACCAATGGCAGGACATAAGCTCAGTGAAGCAGAACTACAAGAAGCCTTGAGTAGTTTACCTGGATGGCAAATTAAAGAAGGTAAGTTGTATAAAGAATACAAATTTAACTCTTTTCCGACTGCGTTAGGTTGGATGGTAACGGTGGGTGTTCACGCGGAAACAATGGGACATCACCCGGAATGGTTAAATGTTTACAACACCGTCCGGGTGAATCTTGTTACCCACGACATCGATAATGCTATCAGCAATTTAGATGTGGAATTGGCAAAGAAAATGGAAGAATTAGCAGCCCAGAACTGGAAATGATATTGCCAGTTCAATACTTGTAATTAAGAAACCGCACGGAAAAGAGGGTTTTAGCCTATTTGATGTTTGTAAGGCAACAGATCAGAAACTTTAGTTCTGAGTTTAAAGCTCAGTCAAAAAAAACAGTGTCATTATTTCAATCTCATGTTTAAAAACATGAGATTTCCCTGTTCTCTGTTCCCTCTGAAACAAATTCAGGTTTTTACAACCTGAATTTAACTCAATTGACTTGAATTTGACTGAGATTAAAAATCCTGAATTTAACTCAATTATTGATTATAAAAACTAAGTATCATTTAAGAGACTTCCAAATAAAAAAAATATCCCAAAATTGCTTGTGGTACAGACATACTATGGCTAACGCCGCGCTATCTACAAGCTCAGTACAAGTCCTGCCAACTAATAGTACAAAGAAATTCAGGATACCCATCCCATAAAATTGGATCATCTTTTTTGTGGAGTTCTCTAGGAGTTCTCCAATTAAAAAAATATCCCAAAATTTCTTGTGGTGCGGGCATCTTGCCCGCTAATAATATAAGGACGGGCAAGATGCCCATCCCACAAGATTGGATCATCTTTTTTGTGGAGTTCTCTAAATGCATATTACAACATATAGCAATCCTATTTGATTTATGTTCACGTAGTGTGCCGGAGGCATCACGGAATTTTTAAAACAAACCGCAGAGAGCGCAGAAGTAGAGAAAAAGAGTTGTTCATATCTTATTTAGGATTGCTATATATCCTATTTAATTTTTGATGGCTTGTGTGGCGTAGCCATACAAATTACATATACACCTAGCAGCCTTCTTTCCCTATTCCCTATTAAGAGTCTTCACGAGTAATTATGGCTATGCTTCCCGTCAGGGATACAGTAATCAAATTGGATTCCTAGCATGCATAATATTTCAGTCTTTTGTACAGTGCATCATCACTCAGGTTTTAAATAATGAGCAGGAATTCACATATACAAGCGAACCCAGAACAAGAACTTTTGTTCTGCTTATCAGGGCTGAAAATCAGGAATGTATTGCCGAAACAAAGCAAATTAAGGGATTTATCTCAAAATGATTGTGGGGATTTTTGGGAACTATGGCTATCATATCAAGATTATTTTTATAACCTTTGCTTAAAGTGGATGGGAGGTAATTCTCATGATGCCGAAGATGTACTGAATCAGGCAATGCTCAAAGCCTGTAATCAATGGAAAAAATACGCCAATGAAATTATATATCCTAAAGCATGGTTAACTCGAATTATTTATAACTTCTGCATGGATGTGCATCGAAAAGGCGAACGAGAAGCCATAGGAGTTGAAAACATTGATGATATTAAATTTGCCGATCATCCGGCGTTTGCTTCTAGGGCAGAACTTCCTGAATCCAATATTTTGAATTTGGAGATGTGGACATATCTCCGCTACAAAATTGAATCCTTGCCCGATAGATTGCGCCATCCTTTTATTTTACACTGCTGCCAAGAAAAATCCTATCAAGATATCGCTAAACAACTCACCCTCTCTGAAGAGAATGTTCGCAAACGTATTCAACAGGCACGAAATATTCTAAAAAAGCAGTTAGAGAAGTATCTGACAGGAGAAGATAACACTTGTATTGATTTCTTATCACCATCCTTGAACAAGGTAACTTTGATAGTAGAAAATATTCAATCTAATGAAACACTTCCCTACGGGATGCTACTCAAACGAAAAGCTCAGTGTGATGCAGTGATTCCTTATTGTAAATCATCAATTAGAAGCAAAAACCAGTACGAAGAAATTAACTATAAAGTAACCGTAATATGTCTGGAAAAATTGCCATATCCTTGGTACAGTTCACCCAATTCTCTGGGCTGGAGATGAATGCTTACTTACTTGTAGAGGAGAACCTAGCTAGACAAAAGCAGAAACTCATCACCTTAAGTAAGTATGTTCAGAAATATCCCCAAGGATGGAAAAAAAGATTAAAACTGGCTAACTTATTTTACGAAATGGGAAACTGGCAACAAGCAATTGCCGAATATTATCAAGTGATTGAGCGACAACCTCAATTAATTGATGTGTGGCTGCAACTGGGTAAAGTTTTGCATCTGATGGGACTAGAAAAAGAGGCCCTAGAAATATATGAAAAAGCTTTATTGTTGTCTGAAAATGAAGGAACTCAGCATCACATAAAAGGATTGATTGCAGTTTGCAGAGGTGAGAGTCAGAAGGCAATCATCGCCTTTAATTTAGCGGCTGCTTTAGAACCGGAGAAAGTAGTTCATTGGCTGGCTTTGGCACAGGTGCATCAGAGAAGAGAAAATCCTTTTGGTACTCTTAGCGCCTGTGAGCGGGTTTTGTCAATCAACCCAGATGATGTTTTCTCATTGATTTACAGCTATGACGGGTTAATGGCGGTGGGGGATATTCCAGCAGCTAGAGAGCGGTTGAGCAGACTTATAGCCTTAGCTGGAGATGATTTCCGGGTACTGCAACGACAAATTAATCAGCGTTGTCAGATGAGCTTGGTATCTGGTAAAGAAGGGAAACTGACTAAAAAGATGATTACTTCTGCACTGCGACAGGCTCCTCATGGGGTTGAGGCTCACAATTCCCTGGCATATTATTACATCCTCCGAGGGGATTGGGTGCAAGGTGTGGAGATGTTAACAGAGTTTACCGCAGAACACCCGCATCATCCTTATGGTTGGTATTATTACGGGCGCTGCTTGTTCGAGACGGGGGAATATCAGAAGGCGGTACAGATGATGGAGAAAGCTTATCATCTGTATCCCCATGATTGCGAAATTTATCGGGCGTTGTGCGAAATTTTATCAGTTGCGACCTCTCCCCCTACCCTACTACTAGGAGAGGGGAGTAAGACGACTCTTGCTTCCATATTGGAGGAGATGTTGAAGCGGTTTCCTGAATGCTGGAGTGTTTGGGCGACTGCGGGGCGGGTGTTGGTGGAACATTTTCAAGAGTTTGAACGAGGGTGTAGTGTTTCTGAACAGGGGACGCAACTACAGCCCCAATTAGCTGATGCTTGGTTTCGTCATGGACGAGTTTTAGCTTTGGCTGGAAGACATCGGGAGGCAGTGGAGGCGTTGGAGAAAGGATGGCATATATTACCAAGAGGGGGTTATCTGCAATCCGTACCTGCTGCGGTGTGGCTGGGAGATGTTGGAGCTAGTAAACAATGGTGGAAAACGGCTTGTGAGGGATGTCAGGAATTAAGGGCGTTTAACCCGGCTATGGCTGATTACTGGTTAGGGAGAGCCTTGGTAGGGTTGGGGGATAGCTTGGGAGCGATACAGGCTTATGAAAGTGCTTTGAGTCAGCAGTTGTTGTATCCGGCTCGTGGGGAGGTTGAGAAGACTTTGCAGGGGCTGAAAGGTAAGGGGAGAAAGGATTATGGGGGTTGAGGGTGAAGTTTTGGTGAAAAATTTTGCCCGTAACTCGAAAAATTCACAAATGCGGGTTGGGAAAAGTCTAAATAATGTGGGGAAAAAATAACCACTGATTAAATTATACTCATCAAGGATTTGTGACGATGAAATCTCTAACTAGAGTTTTTGCTGCTTTCCTACTGGCTATAACCATCGCTTTCGGTGGTTTTTCAGGCAATGCCCATGCTCAGTCACCAGTGGGTGCTAACGTCAATGTTGCAATTGATGTTAATCAAACCATAGATCAAATTGTAGGGCTAATCACCTCGACACAGAAATTTCAAATGGTGATAGCTAATCAAACTGGGTCTACACTTACCCGTGTGGGTGGTTACAATAGTTTAGGAAATTGGGTTCTTGGTGATGTTCCTCCATTAACTGCTCAATATAGAGACTGGACAGAGAGTGGTGCTGGGTATTTTACATTTGCCTCTAACTATGCAGTTGGAAATACTGGAAGATATTTCCAATTTGGAGCTTCATGGCCTCCCGTAGGAAGAAGAAAAATTAATCTCTGCACCCGTAATGATCAAGGCAATGCTCCAGCAGAACAGTGTTGGGATGAGATGTCTAATGCTGATGACAAAAATAAAGTCAATGGTCAGTTCACCGGTAGAGCCATAATGGGTAACAATAATGGCCGAGTTCAGTGGATATATCAAGTGAAATAACTTGATCTAAAAAGAGGTAGGTATTTTTTCTACCTCTTTTTTAGTAGTTACTGAGTTTTTGCAAAGTTTGGATGCTTAATTTCACCAATGTCATTTTTTATTTGCGAAACAATTATCATTTTGAGTTAAATAAGGATATATATTTCATGAAATCTCTAACTAAAATTTTTATTGCTTTATTGTTGAGTGTAACTATTGCCTTTGGTAGTTTTAATAATCATGCTAATTCTTCACCTATAAGTTTTTTAGACCACGATCAAGCTAGTTCATCTGATCTACAACCACAAATTCTTCCTAATCAAACTATCGAAATACCAATGAGCATAACATATAAAAGGATGGTTGAAATAGCTAACAAGACTCAATGTATTCTTAAACCTATAGGTGCTTACAATAAGTCTTTAGAATGGCCTCTAGGTGATATTGATTCATTGCGATTAGTCGCTGAAAGATTTAATAGTGATAGTTTTTCTTTTGCATCTAATTATCAAATTGATTGTGGGATAGGTAAAGAAAAAAGAAATTTACAATTTTCAACTTCATTAGATACTGAAGGGAATAAAAAAATTAATATTGGAGTTATTAATCAAAATGGCAATCAGCCAGCAAAATTAACTTGGGATAAAATGACAGATCCTGGTGATAAATCTCTCCTTAATGCTCCCTTTGGGGTTAATGCTTTTATCAGACAAAAAGATCAGACATCAATCTGGCTCTTTGAAGTTGTAGAAAAATAATAACTTTTTTTATTGGCTTTTTCCTGTAAGTTGTGATAGAGAAAAAATTTGCCCATAACTCAGAAAATTCACAAATGGGGCTAGTAAAACGTCTAAATAAACCAATTTCTGGTGCGAACTTCTACACTTGCAATGATGGGGTCAATTGGGGAAACCTAAATGAAATCAAAAAGCTGGTACATCCATTTTTTGTAAGGTTTGTTTTGTAATGTGATTGCTGGTTTTTACGCAGAAATGGCGAT includes:
- a CDS encoding tetratricopeptide repeat protein — translated: MSGKIAISLVQFTQFSGLEMNAYLLVEENLARQKQKLITLSKYVQKYPQGWKKRLKLANLFYEMGNWQQAIAEYYQVIERQPQLIDVWLQLGKVLHLMGLEKEALEIYEKALLLSENEGTQHHIKGLIAVCRGESQKAIIAFNLAAALEPEKVVHWLALAQVHQRRENPFGTLSACERVLSINPDDVFSLIYSYDGLMAVGDIPAARERLSRLIALAGDDFRVLQRQINQRCQMSLVSGKEGKLTKKMITSALRQAPHGVEAHNSLAYYYILRGDWVQGVEMLTEFTAEHPHHPYGWYYYGRCLFETGEYQKAVQMMEKAYHLYPHDCEIYRALCEILSVATSPPTLLLGEGSKTTLASILEEMLKRFPECWSVWATAGRVLVEHFQEFERGCSVSEQGTQLQPQLADAWFRHGRVLALAGRHREAVEALEKGWHILPRGGYLQSVPAAVWLGDVGASKQWWKTACEGCQELRAFNPAMADYWLGRALVGLGDSLGAIQAYESALSQQLLYPARGEVEKTLQGLKGKGRKDYGG
- a CDS encoding 4a-hydroxytetrahydrobiopterin dehydratase; protein product: MAGHKLSEAELQEALSSLPGWQIKEGKLYKEYKFNSFPTALGWMVTVGVHAETMGHHPEWLNVYNTVRVNLVTHDIDNAISNLDVELAKKMEELAAQNWK
- a CDS encoding CheR family methyltransferase; the protein is MNDKKSSEPTQSDTKAVEVGEEKQQTQSYKPFPIVGIIASAGGLEAFTELLENLPINTGMAFVLIQHLEPNHQSLLTEILAKTTQMPVHESYSGIVIEPNQVYIIPPNVKMTLEQGILKLVPREKVEGRYRPGDAFLNSLAAEQGNKAISVVLSGSDADGTMGTQAIKAAGGITFAQSETSAQFREMPNIAVATGHVDFILSPEEIAEELAKIALHPNFTRSNLSPTVEPPIESQDALLQVFALLQGASGVDFSRYKQTTLKRRIDRRMMLYNLERLEDYVEYLQNHPAEVQALYHEILINVTSFFRDSNAYQALKERVFPSIVKGKSVQSPIRIWVTGCATGQEVYSIAICLLEFLEDVISKPAIQIFATDINEIGIEKARSGIYKQNEITDISPERLRRFFVEVDGGYQINKSLREHCIFARQNLISDPPFSNLDLITCRNLLIYLDSGLQKQLMTIFHYSLKPTGFLMLGNSESAGEFSDLFALVDRKNKIYSKKLVPTNLNFNFSRGNYPVARVNLDKKMSEKSWDIDDLHKEADQLVLNRYAPVGVLISDNMEVLQFRGDTSYYLRPAPGQPSFNLLKMARKGLLEELRTAIHQSKRLDVSVRKENLQIDGSESPKKVNFEVIPVKLPLAVNTRYFLVLFEDVPSLAEQTFLKPENQEQGNIVSEIVQFKQELLAAKQELALTQEYLESMIQEQEATTQDLKVANEEILSSNEELQSTNEELQTAKEEVQATNEELKTTNDELQSRNLELHHVNNDLLNLLSSVNIPILILANDLRIRRFTPTAQHLLNLIPTDVGRPFSDIRSTINVVNLESLLLEVIDTLNVKELEVQDQQGHWYNLRIRPYRTTSNQIDGVVMVLMDIDDIKCSAQQLEQSRNYAEAIVETVPQPLVVIDSSLRVITANHAFYQTFQISSAQAEQQLICELGNGQWNIPNLITLLEEIFLKNTRLHDFEVEKVFEKIGYRIMLLNGCKITQQDNEPMILLAIQDITQQKQFAAERAQLLAQEKSARLQAEVSNRAKDEFLSILSHELRNPLNAILGWSQLLRTQNLKADQISQGLEVIERCARAQTQLIEDLLDISRITTGKLHLNNSLIDLVSVIGSALEVVRLSAGAKNIEIIARLQPGIGKVLGDLDRLQQILWNLLSNAVKFTSEGGRVEVTLERVDSQAEIRVSDTGIGIANDFLPYVFERFRQADSTKTRAYNGIGLGLSIVRYLIELHGGTVYAESPGEGLGSTIIVRLPLSATIQEKYFPGDTEKFPLAEGLESSVDGLPSLKGLRILVVDDEADMRELLMIILEDYGAQVTTAKSAQDALSILTSNPGIYDLLISDIGMMNEDGYSLIRQVRSLSAEAGGQIPAAALTGYVRDEECREAYLAGFQMHMAKPIQLNQLVIMVANLAGRGGV
- a CDS encoding transporter suffix domain-containing protein, whose product is MKKLGLVLIIVSFFPWLAIAIIVPFLPISVAQKALLIPALLVLAEVIFWLGVLLVGKEVAQRYKRYLNFRYFKILLRKLRRRKNKKTQ
- a CDS encoding RNA polymerase sigma factor yields the protein MSRNSHIQANPEQELLFCLSGLKIRNVLPKQSKLRDLSQNDCGDFWELWLSYQDYFYNLCLKWMGGNSHDAEDVLNQAMLKACNQWKKYANEIIYPKAWLTRIIYNFCMDVHRKGEREAIGVENIDDIKFADHPAFASRAELPESNILNLEMWTYLRYKIESLPDRLRHPFILHCCQEKSYQDIAKQLTLSEENVRKRIQQARNILKKQLEKYLTGEDNTCIDFLSPSLNKVTLIVENIQSNETLPYGMLLKRKAQCDAVIPYCKSSIRSKNQYEEINYKVTVICLEKLPYPWYSSPNSLGWR